A stretch of the Desulfovibrio legallii genome encodes the following:
- a CDS encoding site-specific DNA-methyltransferase: MPRLTPQEQQEIIRYIEADKPLPEKYRFLLFDDKREVELVWNGKTNEVCNVVLPFQTIEQVDEPRAEKFVSQWDGYKSSLFNVDSRGRQLKGWTNKLIWGDNKLILSSLKSGPMREAIEAQGGLKLIYIDPPFDVGADFSMDIEVGEETFTKKPNILEEIAYRDTWGRGADSFISMIYERLVLMRDLLAEDGSIYVHCDWRVSGYMRLALDEVFGKELFLNEIIWCYKERERKLNFYNPKHDTIFFYAKSNSKLRTFNWEKGATEYSDITREKFKFDDNDGKGPYQIRGRNLQGSPIQAADGLRHEHEARYPGLTYRDYLNDRIGVAPRDWWDIPIINKASDERVYYPTQKPVALIEQVINVSSKKGDLVADFFCGSGTTAAVAEKLGRKWIATDLGKFAIHTTRKRMIGVQRQLKAEGKDYRAFEILNLGRYERQHYVGVNQDLREEQKQQQLAAKEAAFLELILNAYRAEAVEGFTTFHGKRNGRMVVIGPVNMPVTRLFVEEVILECRKKHITKVDILGFEFEMGLFPNVLDEARGKGIDIAPKYIPAEVFDKRAVEKNQVVFHDVSFIEVKPLHKKNSVAVKLTDFSVFYSQDSISNAETTLKNKANKVVVEKGQIVKVSKDKDGIVSREVLTQKWTDWIDYWSVDFNFESKREIIRQKNPDTGEMEESWTGDYIFENEWQSFRTKKNRSLELQSVFHEYPTGAYKIAVKVVDIFGNDTMTIIEVRI, encoded by the coding sequence ATGCCACGCCTCACCCCCCAGGAGCAACAGGAAATCATTCGCTACATTGAGGCAGACAAACCCTTGCCGGAAAAGTACCGCTTTCTGCTTTTTGACGACAAACGCGAGGTGGAACTTGTCTGGAACGGCAAGACCAATGAAGTATGCAATGTTGTGCTGCCTTTTCAGACTATTGAGCAGGTGGACGAACCGCGTGCGGAAAAGTTCGTCAGCCAGTGGGATGGGTACAAGAGTAGTCTTTTTAATGTTGATTCGCGGGGCCGCCAGCTCAAGGGCTGGACGAACAAACTGATCTGGGGCGACAACAAGCTCATTCTCTCGTCACTGAAAAGCGGCCCCATGCGCGAAGCCATAGAAGCCCAAGGCGGCTTGAAACTGATTTACATTGATCCGCCCTTTGACGTGGGTGCGGATTTTTCCATGGATATTGAGGTTGGCGAAGAGACCTTCACCAAGAAGCCGAACATATTAGAAGAAATTGCGTATAGGGACACATGGGGCCGTGGGGCGGATTCGTTTATCAGCATGATTTATGAACGCCTTGTGCTGATGCGGGACTTGCTGGCGGAAGACGGCAGTATTTATGTGCATTGTGATTGGAGAGTCAGCGGCTATATGCGCCTCGCCTTAGATGAAGTTTTCGGGAAAGAACTATTTTTGAATGAAATAATATGGTGCTATAAAGAACGAGAAAGAAAATTAAACTTTTACAACCCCAAGCATGATACAATTTTCTTTTACGCAAAATCAAATAGCAAGTTGCGCACTTTTAATTGGGAAAAGGGTGCAACTGAATATTCCGACATTACAAGAGAAAAATTTAAGTTTGATGATAATGATGGCAAAGGGCCATATCAAATTCGTGGGCGCAACCTCCAAGGGAGCCCCATACAGGCTGCTGACGGGCTACGACATGAACATGAGGCAAGGTATCCTGGGTTAACCTATAGAGACTACCTTAACGACAGAATTGGTGTTGCGCCGCGTGACTGGTGGGATATTCCAATTATCAATAAAGCCTCAGACGAGCGCGTTTACTACCCCACGCAAAAGCCGGTTGCATTGATAGAGCAAGTAATAAATGTGTCTTCCAAGAAAGGCGACCTCGTGGCCGACTTCTTTTGCGGTTCCGGCACCACCGCCGCCGTGGCTGAAAAGCTCGGCCGCAAATGGATTGCCACCGACCTGGGCAAATTCGCCATCCACACCACCCGCAAACGCATGATCGGCGTGCAACGCCAGCTTAAGGCCGAAGGCAAGGACTACCGCGCCTTTGAAATCCTCAACCTCGGCCGATATGAGCGCCAGCACTATGTCGGCGTGAACCAGGACTTGCGCGAAGAGCAGAAGCAGCAACAACTTGCCGCCAAGGAAGCCGCTTTTCTTGAACTTATTCTCAACGCCTATCGTGCGGAAGCCGTGGAAGGCTTTACCACTTTCCATGGCAAGCGTAACGGGCGCATGGTGGTTATCGGCCCGGTGAACATGCCGGTCACGCGCCTGTTTGTGGAAGAAGTCATTCTGGAGTGTCGCAAAAAGCACATTACCAAAGTCGATATTCTTGGCTTTGAGTTTGAAATGGGCCTGTTCCCCAACGTGCTGGACGAAGCGCGGGGCAAGGGTATTGATATTGCGCCCAAGTATATTCCGGCGGAAGTTTTCGACAAACGGGCCGTGGAAAAGAACCAGGTTGTTTTTCATGATGTTTCCTTCATCGAAGTCAAGCCGCTGCATAAAAAGAACAGTGTGGCCGTAAAGCTCACGGACTTTTCCGTGTTCTACTCGCAGGATTCCATCTCCAACGCCGAAACCACCCTCAAGAACAAGGCCAACAAGGTGGTGGTGGAAAAAGGGCAGATTGTCAAAGTCAGCAAGGACAAGGACGGTATTGTCAGCCGTGAGGTGCTGACCCAAAAGTGGACGGACTGGATTGATTATTGGTCGGTTGACTTCAATTTTGAGAGCAAGCGCGAAATCATCCGCCAAAAGAACCCGGATACCGGCGAGATGGAAGAAAGCTGGACGGGCGACTATATTTTTGAAAACGAATGGCAGAGCTTCCGCACCAAAAAGAACAGAAGCCTTGAATTACAAAGTGTTTTCCACGAATATCCCACTGGCGCCTACAAGATTGCCGTCAAAGTGGTGGATATTTTCGGCAACGACACCATGACCATCATTGAAGTGAGAATTTAA
- a CDS encoding L-lactate permease, with protein MAWTQVYDPVGGAVVSALLAAIPLFSLFYMLAVRRAKGHYAALVAVALSFILAVAVWGMPFGTAVGALTYGVAFGLFPIIWIVVTAVWVYNMTVESGEFEFIKESLARLTDDRRLQAIFIAFAFGSFLEGTAGFGTPVAITAAMLAGLGFRPLYAAGICLIANTAPVAFGAIGIPVIVGAQVAGLSDLHVSAIVGRQLPFLSIIVPLWLCVVMCGFKRAMEVLPAILVAGVSFAASQFAFSNFHGPTLPDIMSAIITIVAMVLLLRVWKPARIFRFEGEKETPITGEAPSFGVVLRAWLPYIILALMVFFWGLPQFKAMLNAVPGAVIKFSWPGLDGMVNKAAPILAAGKNPNYPAVFALNWLSAGGTAILIAGFLSVPLMKGYSFGKAVGCFFRTIYQLRFPILTIATILGLAYLMNYSGMSSTLGIAFTLTGPLFPLFSPLLGWLGVFLTGSDTSSNALFCGMQRSTAEVVGMDPYLAVAANSSGGVTGKMISPQSISVATAATGLVGNEGNLFRFTLGHSLAMTAFICVLTYLQAGVLHWMLP; from the coding sequence ATGGCATGGACGCAAGTTTACGATCCTGTAGGCGGAGCGGTGGTCTCCGCCCTGCTGGCAGCCATCCCGCTGTTCAGTCTGTTCTACATGCTGGCCGTACGCCGGGCCAAAGGGCATTATGCCGCCCTGGTGGCGGTGGCCCTTTCCTTCATTCTGGCCGTGGCCGTGTGGGGCATGCCTTTCGGCACTGCTGTGGGCGCGCTGACGTATGGCGTGGCCTTCGGCCTCTTCCCCATCATCTGGATCGTCGTCACGGCGGTGTGGGTGTACAACATGACCGTGGAATCCGGCGAATTTGAGTTCATCAAAGAATCGCTGGCCCGGCTCACCGACGACCGCCGCCTCCAGGCCATTTTCATCGCCTTTGCCTTCGGTTCCTTCCTTGAAGGCACCGCCGGCTTCGGCACGCCCGTGGCCATCACCGCCGCCATGCTGGCCGGTCTGGGCTTCAGGCCCCTCTACGCCGCCGGCATCTGTCTGATTGCCAACACCGCGCCCGTGGCCTTCGGGGCCATCGGCATCCCGGTTATCGTGGGCGCGCAGGTCGCCGGTCTGAGCGATCTGCATGTGAGCGCCATCGTGGGCCGTCAGCTGCCCTTCCTCTCCATTATCGTGCCCTTGTGGCTGTGCGTGGTCATGTGCGGCTTTAAGCGCGCCATGGAAGTGCTGCCCGCCATTCTGGTGGCCGGCGTGAGCTTTGCCGCTTCCCAGTTCGCCTTCTCCAACTTCCACGGCCCGACCCTCCCCGACATCATGTCCGCCATCATCACCATCGTGGCCATGGTGCTGCTGCTGCGCGTGTGGAAGCCCGCCCGCATCTTCCGCTTTGAAGGCGAAAAGGAAACGCCTATCACGGGCGAGGCCCCCAGCTTCGGCGTGGTGCTGCGCGCCTGGCTGCCCTACATTATCCTGGCTCTCATGGTCTTCTTCTGGGGCCTGCCGCAGTTCAAGGCCATGCTCAACGCCGTGCCCGGCGCGGTGATCAAGTTCTCCTGGCCTGGCCTTGACGGCATGGTCAACAAGGCTGCCCCCATTTTGGCCGCCGGCAAGAACCCCAACTATCCCGCCGTGTTTGCCCTGAACTGGCTCTCCGCTGGCGGCACGGCCATTCTTATTGCCGGCTTCCTTTCCGTGCCTCTCATGAAGGGCTACAGCTTCGGCAAGGCCGTGGGCTGCTTCTTCCGCACCATTTACCAGCTGCGTTTCCCCATCCTGACCATCGCCACCATCCTGGGCCTGGCCTACCTCATGAACTACTCGGGCATGAGCTCCACCCTGGGCATCGCCTTTACCCTGACCGGGCCGCTCTTCCCGCTCTTCTCGCCCCTGCTCGGCTGGCTGGGCGTGTTCCTTACCGGGTCGGACACCTCGTCCAACGCCCTGTTCTGCGGCATGCAGCGCTCCACGGCTGAAGTGGTGGGCATGGACCCCTACCTGGCCGTGGCCGCCAACTCCTCCGGCGGCGTTACCGGCAAGATGATTTCGCCTCAGTCCATCAGCGTGGCCACCGCGGCCACGGGCCTGGTGGGCAACGAGGGCAACCTCTTCCGCTTCACCCTGGGCCACAGCCTGGCCATGACGGCCTTCATCTGCGTGCTCACCTATCTCCAGGCCGGCGTGCTGCACTGGATGCTGCCGTAG
- a CDS encoding bifunctional riboflavin kinase/FAD synthetase translates to MNIAHSVVSLGAPAGAGVTIGNFDGLHLGHQALIRRTLAVCREDGLTPVVLTFWPHPRLVLFPDQGHMPLCTRQDRLDRLAALGVPQVLELPFDRDLAALDAETFVRRCLLPLHLRRLVVGYDFSLGRNRCGHVEELRRLGAAEGFSVEQLAPVVVDGTVVSSTVLRRLIGRGDVREAAALLGRCYGFSGPVVHGDGRGRGLGFPTANIRYPQVALPARGVYATRVTLEGRAWPSVTNVGHKPTFGRNELSVEAFLLEDCPDLYGRTLRLDFVDRLRDERRFADVEDLKTQINADVAAARRILETA, encoded by the coding sequence ATGAACATCGCACACTCCGTGGTATCTCTTGGCGCGCCCGCCGGCGCGGGCGTCACCATCGGCAACTTCGACGGTCTGCACCTGGGGCACCAGGCTCTTATCCGCAGAACCCTGGCGGTCTGCAGGGAAGACGGCCTCACCCCCGTGGTGCTGACCTTCTGGCCCCACCCCCGCCTGGTGCTCTTTCCCGACCAGGGGCATATGCCCCTCTGCACCCGCCAGGACCGCCTGGACCGCCTGGCGGCCCTGGGCGTGCCGCAGGTGCTGGAACTGCCCTTTGACCGCGACCTGGCCGCCCTGGACGCGGAAACGTTCGTCCGCCGCTGCCTGCTGCCCCTGCATCTGCGCCGCCTGGTGGTGGGCTACGATTTTTCCCTGGGCCGCAACCGCTGCGGGCATGTGGAGGAGCTGCGCCGCCTGGGCGCGGCCGAAGGCTTCAGCGTAGAGCAGCTCGCCCCCGTGGTGGTGGACGGCACGGTGGTGAGCTCCACTGTCCTGCGCAGGCTCATCGGCCGGGGCGACGTGCGCGAGGCCGCCGCGCTGCTGGGCCGCTGCTACGGCTTCAGCGGCCCCGTGGTCCACGGCGACGGCCGCGGCCGGGGCCTGGGCTTCCCCACGGCCAACATCCGCTACCCGCAGGTGGCGCTGCCCGCCAGGGGCGTCTACGCCACCCGCGTGACCCTGGAAGGCCGCGCCTGGCCCTCGGTAACCAATGTGGGCCACAAACCCACCTTCGGCCGCAACGAGCTGAGCGTGGAAGCCTTCCTGCTGGAAGACTGCCCCGATCTCTACGGCCGCACCCTGCGCCTGGATTTTGTGGACCGCCTGCGCGACGAACGCCGCTTCGCCGACGTGGAGGATCTTAAAACCCAGATCAACGCCGACGTGGCCGCCGCCCGCCGGATTCTGGAGACCGCGTAG
- a CDS encoding flavin reductase family protein: MERTKLAPFDCAKELFAALPKGVLLTTKAGDKVNSMVIGWGTLGIEWQTPVFIAFVREHRYTREMLDKNPEFTVNVPVGAYDKKIIGVCGGKSGRNLDKVQAAGLTLVEPEVVSVPAVREFPLTLECRVVYRQQQDLAALTPKLKDACYPQDVDSSNVGANRDAHIAYYGEIVSAYLLK; this comes from the coding sequence ATGGAAAGAACAAAACTTGCCCCTTTTGATTGCGCCAAAGAGCTTTTCGCGGCCCTGCCCAAGGGCGTGCTGCTCACGACCAAGGCCGGAGACAAAGTCAACAGCATGGTCATAGGCTGGGGAACCCTGGGCATCGAGTGGCAGACGCCCGTCTTTATCGCCTTTGTGCGCGAGCACCGCTATACCAGGGAAATGCTGGACAAAAATCCGGAGTTCACCGTCAATGTGCCGGTGGGCGCGTATGATAAGAAGATCATCGGGGTCTGCGGCGGCAAGAGCGGAAGGAATCTGGACAAGGTGCAGGCGGCCGGGTTGACCCTGGTGGAACCCGAAGTCGTTTCCGTGCCGGCCGTCAGGGAATTTCCGCTGACCCTGGAATGCAGGGTGGTCTACCGCCAGCAGCAGGACCTCGCCGCCCTGACCCCCAAGCTCAAAGACGCCTGCTACCCGCAGGATGTGGACAGCAGCAATGTGGGCGCCAACCGGGATGCGCACATCGCCTACTACGGTGAAATCGTCAGTGCCTACCTGCTCAAGTAG
- a CDS encoding phospholipase D-like domain-containing protein produces MWDVLEYLAIVVAHALSWVAVGHALLTKHDPRAALGWTVTALLLPLVGPLLYASFGISRAESRATRIMRRQAPLEPDYAHPPLPSAPPGHVPENIARMEHIGRVLTAQHLSVGDAISPLHNGDEAYPAMLQAINAAQERVYLSTYIFNAGLTAVAFCEALAAAAARGVDVRLLVDGVGQLYSLRRPWKKLARRGVRVAVFLPPRLVPPNLSINLRNHRKLLVCDQTGFTGGMNIADENLAARGRNRVQDVHFRCEGPIVDQLRRAFLLDWGFSTGQYSPLPPPSTEARGASRCRIIMDGPGSDEDPLSDIFCGVINAARRSVRIMTPYFLPSHGLVAALRSAGQRGVDVRVVLPAKSNLFYVHWATFRLLPTLLEAGVRVWHQPPPFAHTKLLAVDGYYSQIGSSNWDARSLRLNFELNMEIFDPKAHDAIAAHIDAALARGTEITLARLRGLSLPVRLRNAACWIFSPYL; encoded by the coding sequence ATGTGGGATGTGTTGGAATATCTTGCCATTGTGGTTGCGCACGCCCTTTCCTGGGTGGCCGTAGGCCACGCGTTGCTCACCAAGCACGATCCGCGTGCGGCTCTGGGCTGGACGGTCACGGCCTTGCTTCTGCCCCTGGTGGGGCCGTTGCTGTACGCCTCGTTCGGCATCAGCCGGGCCGAGAGCCGGGCTACGCGCATCATGCGGCGGCAGGCTCCGCTGGAGCCGGACTACGCCCATCCGCCTTTGCCCAGCGCGCCGCCCGGCCATGTGCCGGAAAACATCGCCCGCATGGAGCATATTGGCCGCGTGCTCACGGCGCAGCATCTCAGCGTGGGTGACGCCATTTCCCCTCTGCACAACGGCGACGAAGCCTACCCCGCCATGCTCCAGGCCATCAATGCGGCGCAGGAGCGGGTTTACCTTTCCACCTATATTTTTAATGCGGGCCTGACGGCCGTGGCCTTTTGCGAGGCGCTGGCCGCCGCGGCCGCGCGCGGGGTGGACGTGCGGCTGCTGGTGGACGGCGTGGGCCAGTTGTATTCCCTGCGCCGCCCGTGGAAAAAGCTGGCCCGCCGCGGCGTGCGCGTGGCCGTGTTTCTGCCGCCGCGCCTTGTGCCCCCCAACCTGAGCATCAACCTGCGCAACCACCGGAAACTGCTGGTCTGCGACCAGACGGGCTTTACCGGGGGGATGAACATTGCGGACGAAAATCTGGCCGCCCGCGGGCGCAACCGGGTGCAGGACGTGCATTTTCGTTGCGAGGGCCCCATTGTGGACCAGTTGCGCCGGGCCTTTCTGCTGGACTGGGGCTTCAGCACCGGCCAGTATTCGCCCTTGCCGCCCCCCAGCACAGAGGCCAGGGGCGCGAGCCGCTGCCGCATCATCATGGACGGCCCCGGTTCCGACGAAGACCCTTTGAGCGACATCTTCTGCGGGGTCATCAACGCTGCCCGGCGCAGCGTGCGGATCATGACGCCCTATTTTCTGCCTTCGCACGGCCTGGTGGCGGCTCTGCGCTCCGCCGGGCAGCGCGGGGTGGACGTGCGGGTGGTGCTGCCCGCCAAAAGCAATCTGTTCTATGTCCATTGGGCCACCTTCCGCCTGCTGCCCACCCTGCTGGAGGCCGGGGTGCGCGTCTGGCACCAGCCGCCGCCCTTTGCCCACACCAAACTGCTGGCCGTGGACGGCTATTACAGTCAGATCGGCTCCTCCAACTGGGACGCCCGCAGCCTGCGCCTCAATTTTGAACTTAATATGGAAATTTTTGACCCCAAGGCGCACGACGCCATTGCCGCGCATATTGATGCGGCGCTGGCCCGCGGCACGGAGATCACCCTTGCCCGTCTGCGCGGGCTTTCCCTGCCTGTGCGGCTGCGCAACGCCGCCTGCTGGATTTTTTCCCCCTACCTGTAA
- a CDS encoding YkgJ family cysteine cluster protein yields the protein MTMSSDDDASREFLENLPELAPGATFCFDCNPEVPCFNRCCAELTLPLTPYDVLRMRRHLGLGSEDFLNTFTRMRTFPDTGFPLPLLRMLEGPGEPCPFVSPVGCSVYDNRPGACRFYPLGRGTKMAEDGVAERFFVVREPHCHGFDQGTDRTAAQWLENQGLTPYNAANDRYMRLMAMVRATGKPLESRMTTMAVLCLYQLDKFRELIERMRIFSRVEIDPARREAVMQDSLEGDVAALDFALDWMELIIFGQSQGLAKAEPQK from the coding sequence ATGACCATGTCTTCCGACGACGACGCCAGCCGCGAGTTTCTGGAAAACCTGCCCGAACTGGCCCCCGGCGCGACCTTCTGCTTTGACTGCAACCCGGAAGTGCCCTGTTTTAACCGCTGCTGTGCGGAGCTGACCCTGCCCCTGACCCCTTACGACGTGCTCCGCATGCGCCGCCACCTGGGCCTGGGCAGCGAAGACTTCCTCAATACCTTCACCCGCATGCGCACCTTTCCGGATACGGGCTTCCCTTTGCCCCTGCTGCGCATGCTGGAAGGCCCTGGCGAGCCCTGCCCCTTTGTGAGCCCCGTGGGCTGCTCTGTCTACGACAACCGCCCCGGCGCCTGCCGCTTCTACCCTCTGGGGCGCGGCACAAAAATGGCCGAAGACGGCGTGGCCGAGCGCTTTTTTGTGGTGCGCGAACCCCATTGCCACGGTTTTGACCAGGGCACGGACCGCACCGCCGCCCAATGGCTTGAAAACCAGGGCCTCACCCCCTACAACGCCGCCAACGACCGCTACATGCGCCTTATGGCCATGGTGCGCGCCACCGGCAAACCCCTGGAATCCCGCATGACCACCATGGCCGTGCTCTGCCTCTACCAGCTGGACAAATTCCGCGAGCTCATCGAGCGCATGCGCATCTTCTCCCGCGTGGAAATAGACCCCGCCCGCCGCGAAGCCGTCATGCAGGACAGCCTCGAAGGCGATGTGGCCGCCCTTGACTTCGCCCTGGACTGGATGGAGCTGATCATCTTCGGCCAAAGCCAGGGCCTCGCCAAGGCGGAACCGCAAAAGTAG
- the hisG gene encoding ATP phosphoribosyltransferase, whose product MSAETTPIIKLGVPKGSLEEATINLFERAGWKIRKHTRNYFPDINDPEISASLCRVQEIGSYVAAGVLDAGITGLDWLVEREHEDKVVRVADLVYSKTSNRPCRWVLAVAGDSPYQTPQDLAGKRIATEVEGLTRRYFAKAGVAVDVFYSWGATEAKVVEGLADGIVEVTETGTTIRAHGLRIIDEVMRSYPVLIVNKEAWKDPRKRAKVEQLNLLLQGALRAENLVALKMNAPAANLDAILEMLPSLNSPTVAPLRDTRWLSVETVVQIDVVRDLIPRLRQAGAEGIIEYGLNKVI is encoded by the coding sequence ATGAGCGCGGAAACCACCCCCATCATCAAGCTCGGCGTGCCCAAGGGTTCGCTGGAAGAAGCCACCATCAACCTTTTTGAACGCGCGGGCTGGAAAATCCGCAAGCATACGCGCAACTATTTTCCGGACATCAACGACCCCGAAATCAGCGCCTCGCTCTGCCGCGTGCAGGAAATCGGCAGCTATGTGGCCGCCGGCGTGCTGGACGCGGGCATCACCGGCCTGGACTGGCTGGTGGAGCGCGAGCATGAAGACAAGGTGGTGCGCGTGGCCGATCTTGTCTACTCCAAAACCTCCAACCGCCCCTGCCGTTGGGTGCTGGCCGTGGCCGGCGATTCGCCCTACCAGACCCCGCAGGATCTGGCGGGCAAACGCATCGCCACCGAGGTGGAGGGCCTTACCCGCCGCTACTTCGCCAAAGCGGGCGTGGCGGTGGACGTCTTCTACTCCTGGGGCGCTACCGAGGCCAAGGTGGTGGAAGGCCTGGCCGACGGCATCGTGGAAGTTACCGAAACCGGCACCACCATCCGCGCCCACGGCCTGCGCATCATCGACGAGGTCATGCGCTCCTATCCCGTGCTCATCGTCAACAAAGAGGCCTGGAAAGACCCGCGCAAACGCGCCAAGGTGGAGCAGCTCAACCTGCTCCTGCAGGGGGCCCTGCGGGCCGAAAACCTCGTGGCCCTCAAGATGAACGCCCCGGCCGCCAACCTGGACGCCATCCTGGAGATGCTGCCCTCCCTCAATTCCCCCACCGTGGCCCCCCTGCGCGACACGCGCTGGCTCTCTGTGGAAACCGTGGTCCAGATCGACGTGGTGCGCGACCTCATCCCCCGCCTGCGCCAGGCCGGAGCCGAGGGCATCATCGAATACGGCCTCAACAAGGTGATCTGA
- the hisI gene encoding phosphoribosyl-AMP cyclohydrolase, protein MPPAADFAPDFSKGLVPAIAQDCQSGEVLMLAYMNEDAWRKTLETGEAHYWSRSRREIWHKGGTSGNVQKVRALRLDCDNDTVLLLVEQQGGAACHTGRRSCFYREWKDGRLHECAPQVFDPKIVYGG, encoded by the coding sequence ATGCCGCCTGCCGCGGATTTTGCCCCCGACTTCAGCAAGGGCCTGGTGCCCGCCATCGCCCAGGATTGCCAAAGCGGCGAGGTGCTCATGCTGGCCTATATGAATGAAGACGCCTGGCGCAAAACCCTGGAGACGGGTGAAGCCCACTACTGGAGCCGCAGCCGCCGGGAAATCTGGCACAAGGGCGGCACCTCCGGCAATGTGCAAAAAGTGCGCGCCCTGCGGCTGGATTGCGACAATGACACGGTACTCCTTCTGGTGGAGCAGCAGGGCGGGGCGGCCTGCCATACGGGCCGGCGCTCCTGCTTTTACCGTGAATGGAAGGACGGCCGCCTGCACGAATGCGCCCCGCAGGTCTTTGACCCCAAAATAGTTTACGGCGGATAA
- a CDS encoding DEAD/DEAH box helicase yields MSEHHDTLNAEQQTTPAEQPATAPNQPSPLENMEGIAVSEPEDALPGVTLEDLPESVRGACTRAGWQSLMPVQSLALPYLLEGRDIMVQSRTGSGKTGCYLLPMLPRLAPELKAPQALVLTPTRELAVQVEREAATIFAGTGILTAAVYGGVGYKKQMDALREGAQLIVGTPGRVLDHLLRRTLDLESLRELVFDEADRMLSIGFYPDMKEIQRYLPRRRIHTCLFSATYPPHVLKLAEEFMAAPAMLSLSQKEVHVAAVQHLFCQVKPMDKDRALVRLLETENPASAIIFCNTKANVHYVTGVLQGFGYNADELSADLTQARREEVLEKIRQGRLQYLVATDVAARGIDIPQLSHVFLFEPPEDHESYIHRAGRTGRAGAAGTVISLVDVMQRMELDRIAKHYKIALMELPLPTDDDVARVAGTRLTAILEARFRTLTGLERMRVARYAPLAHELATQNDEEDNVLLLAMLLDACHQESLHENRFPDQSAPARSRQRPRAPKGPHRHEEAAAPAEEGEAAAPRTGRRRKRSSRRRKAGEAPNPETA; encoded by the coding sequence ATGTCCGAACACCATGACACTTTGAACGCAGAGCAGCAAACCACACCGGCGGAACAGCCCGCAACAGCCCCCAACCAGCCGTCGCCCCTGGAAAATATGGAAGGCATTGCCGTCAGCGAGCCGGAGGACGCCCTGCCCGGCGTCACGCTGGAAGATCTGCCCGAATCCGTGCGCGGGGCCTGCACCCGCGCTGGCTGGCAAAGCCTGATGCCCGTGCAGTCTCTGGCCCTGCCCTATCTGCTGGAAGGGCGGGACATCATGGTCCAGTCCCGCACGGGCAGCGGCAAAACGGGCTGCTACCTGCTGCCCATGCTGCCCCGCCTTGCGCCGGAGCTCAAGGCCCCGCAGGCCCTGGTGCTGACCCCTACCAGGGAGCTGGCCGTGCAGGTGGAGCGCGAGGCCGCCACCATTTTTGCAGGCACGGGCATCCTTACCGCCGCGGTTTACGGCGGCGTGGGCTACAAAAAGCAGATGGACGCCCTGCGCGAGGGCGCGCAGCTTATCGTGGGCACGCCCGGCCGCGTGCTGGATCACCTGCTGCGCCGCACGCTGGACCTGGAATCCCTGCGGGAGCTGGTTTTTGACGAGGCCGACCGCATGCTTTCCATCGGCTTTTACCCGGACATGAAAGAAATCCAGCGCTACCTGCCCCGGCGGCGCATCCACACCTGCCTGTTCTCGGCCACCTATCCGCCGCACGTGCTCAAGCTGGCGGAGGAATTCATGGCCGCCCCGGCCATGCTCTCCCTTTCGCAGAAGGAAGTGCACGTGGCGGCGGTGCAGCATTTGTTCTGCCAGGTCAAGCCCATGGATAAGGACCGCGCCCTGGTGCGCCTGCTGGAAACGGAAAACCCCGCTTCGGCCATTATTTTTTGCAATACCAAGGCCAACGTGCACTATGTGACCGGCGTGCTGCAAGGCTTCGGCTACAATGCCGACGAGCTTTCGGCCGACCTGACCCAGGCCCGGCGCGAAGAAGTGCTGGAAAAAATCCGCCAGGGCCGCCTGCAGTATCTGGTGGCCACGGACGTGGCCGCGCGCGGCATTGACATCCCCCAACTCTCCCACGTTTTTCTTTTTGAGCCGCCCGAAGACCATGAAAGCTACATCCACCGCGCGGGGCGCACGGGCCGCGCGGGCGCGGCGGGCACGGTCATCTCTCTGGTGGACGTCATGCAGCGCATGGAGCTGGACCGCATCGCCAAGCACTACAAAATCGCCCTCATGGAGCTGCCCCTGCCCACGGACGACGACGTGGCGCGGGTGGCCGGCACGCGCCTCACGGCCATCCTTGAGGCCCGCTTCCGCACGCTGACGGGCCTGGAGCGCATGCGCGTGGCCCGCTACGCCCCCCTGGCCCACGAGCTGGCCACCCAGAACGACGAAGAAGACAACGTGCTGCTGCTGGCCATGCTGCTGGACGCCTGCCACCAGGAAAGCCTGCACGAAAACCGCTTTCCCGATCAGAGCGCCCCGGCGCGCTCCCGCCAGCGGCCCCGCGCGCCCAAGGGCCCGCACCGCCACGAGGAGGCCGCCGCGCCCGCCGAAGAAGGCGAAGCCGCCGCCCCGCGCACGGGCCGCCGCCGCAAACGTTCTTCCCGCCGCCGCAAGGCGGGCGAAGCCCCCAACCCGGAAACTGCCTAA